One Sodalinema gerasimenkoae IPPAS B-353 DNA segment encodes these proteins:
- a CDS encoding S8 family peptidase — MKNFLLTCLFFLGLGWALATFSGLANQGTYESLILNFRDDLSSAEVSQQLEEMSQQFNLTPRLNSEFSQRDHIYIVEGDREVLQDLRRQFRPYLQFAEPNYIYGVPEKPIQSSFDGSAIPGLSKSYPNDPLYSKQWNLKAINVEGAWADSTGEDIIVAVIDTGILKVADLEGTEFVEGYDFVNDQVTADDDNGHGTHVAGTISQTTDNEFGVAGIAYQAKLMPLKVLSKQGGGTVSDIAEAIRFAADHDADVINLSLGGSGESHLMRDAIDYAYNKGVVIIAAAGNANQNSAGYPARYPRVLGVAASNAAGDKAPYSNFGAGVDISAPGGDTRNGETGGILQHTLNPQDGSAVFAAFQGTSMASPHVAAVAALVKATGVESPDEVMTILKESARAVEEDSFNHFGAGHLDAASAVQLAVKGQLNFRDFFRWLRDNGYLNPRFWIDGGTIALIPKLAMVIGSYLLAWLLRNYFPFRWNWNLATGLVMGSSGVFILRSFYVFDLPQWPLRLAGSSLPELGTAVQGNPALNPIFASVLIPGVLLVLLLGHAQRKWWAIGATLGVASCLAVSAVVDPELVWLGSGWLARGFLAANAIACWMLARLAAKPGGITA, encoded by the coding sequence ATGAAAAATTTTCTACTCACTTGCCTATTTTTCCTGGGCTTGGGGTGGGCCTTAGCGACCTTCTCAGGACTCGCCAATCAAGGAACCTACGAGTCCCTGATTCTCAACTTCCGCGATGACCTCTCCTCAGCCGAGGTCAGCCAGCAGTTAGAGGAGATGTCGCAACAGTTCAACCTCACCCCTCGTCTCAACAGCGAATTTTCCCAACGGGATCACATTTATATTGTCGAGGGCGATCGCGAAGTTCTGCAAGACCTGCGTCGCCAATTCCGGCCTTACCTACAGTTCGCCGAACCCAACTATATTTATGGCGTTCCCGAGAAGCCGATTCAGTCTAGCTTTGACGGCAGCGCCATTCCTGGACTGTCCAAGTCCTATCCCAACGACCCCCTCTATTCCAAACAATGGAACCTCAAAGCCATTAACGTCGAAGGGGCCTGGGCCGACAGTACCGGCGAGGATATCATCGTGGCGGTAATTGACACCGGGATTCTCAAAGTCGCCGACTTAGAGGGAACCGAGTTTGTTGAAGGCTACGATTTCGTCAACGACCAAGTCACCGCCGATGATGATAACGGTCACGGAACCCATGTGGCCGGAACCATCTCCCAGACCACCGATAACGAGTTCGGCGTGGCGGGGATTGCCTATCAGGCGAAACTAATGCCCCTAAAGGTTCTCAGTAAACAGGGCGGGGGTACGGTCAGTGATATTGCTGAGGCCATCCGCTTTGCCGCTGACCATGATGCCGATGTCATTAACCTCAGTTTAGGCGGCAGTGGCGAGAGTCACCTGATGCGCGATGCCATCGACTATGCCTATAACAAGGGAGTCGTCATTATCGCCGCCGCCGGGAACGCTAATCAGAACAGTGCCGGCTATCCGGCCCGCTATCCCCGCGTCTTAGGAGTAGCTGCCAGTAACGCCGCCGGAGACAAAGCCCCCTACTCTAATTTTGGCGCTGGCGTTGATATTTCTGCCCCTGGCGGTGATACCCGCAATGGGGAAACCGGGGGGATTCTTCAACATACCCTCAATCCTCAAGATGGGTCAGCGGTCTTTGCCGCCTTTCAGGGAACCAGTATGGCCTCGCCTCACGTCGCTGCTGTGGCGGCCTTGGTGAAAGCCACCGGGGTTGAGAGTCCCGATGAGGTCATGACAATCCTCAAGGAGTCGGCCCGTGCGGTGGAGGAGGATAGTTTTAACCATTTTGGGGCTGGTCATCTCGATGCCGCCTCCGCTGTCCAGTTGGCGGTGAAAGGCCAGTTGAATTTCCGGGACTTTTTCCGCTGGTTACGGGATAACGGCTATTTGAACCCTCGTTTTTGGATTGATGGGGGAACCATCGCCCTGATTCCCAAGTTAGCGATGGTGATTGGGTCCTATTTGCTGGCCTGGTTGCTACGCAATTACTTCCCCTTCCGCTGGAATTGGAATCTGGCCACGGGGTTGGTCATGGGAAGTTCGGGGGTCTTCATTCTCCGCAGCTTCTATGTATTTGACTTGCCCCAATGGCCCCTACGGCTGGCGGGGAGTTCCCTGCCGGAGTTAGGGACAGCGGTTCAGGGGAATCCGGCGTTGAACCCCATTTTTGCTAGTGTCTTGATTCCAGGAGTGCTACTGGTGTTGCTATTGGGTCATGCTCAACGGAAGTGGTGGGCCATTGGCGCAACCCTTGGGGTGGCAAGTTGTTTGGCTGTCAGTGCGGTGGTAGACCCTGAGTTAGTCTGGCTGGGCAGTGGCTGGCTGGCCCGAGGCTTCTTGGCGGCGAATGCGATCGCCTGTTGGATGTTGGCCCGATTGGCCGCGAAACCTGGAGGAATTACAGCATGA
- a CDS encoding PEP-CTERM sorting domain-containing protein, with product MKFFNLTLVGLSVATVASLTLGVEGASARPGRGNGNGGGNSSSSGGLVAQETCNIANLTGTTDCEGIFDGNDSNSITTSTEMFGKTGWSEIWKVDDSSGTEGPLTVALNNAGQETSGTWTLSEDFNFDLYDSVMFVLKGGPTFTAYKSDGVTMSGTWNTDDLRNGGGGVGPGLSHFTVWTTGSGSGGNGPEPTPVPEPAALLGLGSVALASRFLRRKSEDA from the coding sequence ATGAAATTCTTTAACTTAACCCTTGTGGGTCTGTCCGTTGCCACCGTCGCCTCCTTGACGCTTGGTGTTGAAGGAGCGAGCGCTCGCCCTGGGCGGGGTAATGGTAATGGGGGAGGTAATTCTAGCTCTAGCGGCGGTCTTGTCGCCCAAGAAACTTGTAACATCGCGAACCTAACCGGAACCACGGACTGCGAAGGGATCTTTGACGGCAACGATTCCAATAGCATCACCACCAGTACTGAGATGTTCGGTAAGACAGGCTGGTCGGAAATCTGGAAAGTTGATGATAGCAGTGGCACTGAAGGCCCTCTCACCGTTGCTCTAAATAATGCTGGTCAGGAAACCTCCGGGACTTGGACACTCTCTGAAGACTTTAACTTCGACCTCTACGACTCTGTCATGTTCGTCCTCAAAGGCGGTCCAACCTTTACCGCTTACAAGTCTGATGGCGTAACCATGTCGGGAACCTGGAACACGGATGATTTACGCAATGGTGGTGGAGGTGTCGGACCTGGCTTGTCTCACTTCACAGTCTGGACGACTGGCAGCGGAAGTGGTGGCAATGGTCCCGAACCCACCCCGGTTCCCGAACCCGCTGCTCTTCTCGGTTTAGGTTCTGTGGCTTTGGCCTCTCGGTTCCTGCGCCGCAAGTCTGAAGACGCTTAG
- a CDS encoding PEP-CTERM sorting domain-containing protein, which translates to MKLLNSTTTTLCGIAVGLLAASAPAQAANLVWGTQSGNDCSGFFGTGFENCEVNGSPVIAKVDYEDDNIAEWETNSMFPTITGVEWTFDDDGAASGTWTYTKDDSADPDIRYWVAKGGNSFNLFYHIADDADASACMGANAFSSECLQQAIVSTTGEWFTPNTPGPVGNQAGLSHLTFYDTKNGEPNPIPEPATIFGLGAIALASRFLRRKSDDA; encoded by the coding sequence ATGAAACTATTAAACTCAACCACCACAACCCTCTGCGGCATCGCTGTTGGCCTCCTCGCCGCCTCCGCTCCCGCCCAAGCAGCTAACCTCGTCTGGGGTACGCAGTCTGGCAACGACTGCTCAGGTTTCTTTGGCACAGGATTTGAAAACTGTGAAGTCAACGGCTCTCCGGTGATTGCTAAAGTTGATTATGAAGATGACAATATAGCTGAATGGGAAACTAACTCCATGTTCCCCACCATCACCGGCGTAGAATGGACGTTTGATGATGACGGGGCAGCCAGCGGCACTTGGACATATACTAAGGATGATTCTGCAGATCCCGATATTCGCTATTGGGTTGCCAAAGGCGGTAATAGCTTTAACCTCTTCTATCACATTGCCGATGATGCAGATGCCTCTGCTTGTATGGGGGCCAATGCGTTCAGCTCTGAGTGTTTGCAACAAGCAATTGTCTCAACCACTGGGGAATGGTTTACTCCCAACACTCCTGGTCCTGTGGGTAATCAAGCTGGCCTGTCTCACCTGACGTTCTATGATACGAAAAATGGTGAACCTAATCCAATTCCTGAACCCGCTACGATCTTCGGTTTAGGTGCGATCGCCCTAGCCTCCCGCTTCCTCCGTCGCAAATCTGACGACGCATAA
- the dapB gene encoding 4-hydroxy-tetrahydrodipicolinate reductase — protein sequence MASQSPIPVVVNGAAGKMGREVVKAVAQAEDMMLLGAVDTNPNVAGQDVGEVAGCGPLEVPILSDLQSTLVMATQEQTQGVMVDFTHPSGVYENIRAAIAYGVRPVVGTTGLSPEQIQDLAEFAEKASTGCLIIPNFSIGVVLMQQAAIQASKYFDHVEIIELHHNQKADAPSGTAIKTAEMLGELGKRYNPAAVEEEEKLQGARGSVGQENIRIHSVRLPGLIAHQEILFGAPGQVYTLRHDTSDRACYMPGVLLSIRQVTQLNALVYGLEKII from the coding sequence ATGGCCAGTCAATCCCCCATCCCTGTCGTTGTTAACGGTGCTGCCGGAAAAATGGGCCGCGAAGTCGTCAAAGCCGTTGCCCAAGCAGAAGATATGATGCTCCTCGGGGCGGTGGATACCAATCCCAACGTGGCGGGCCAGGATGTGGGTGAGGTGGCCGGCTGTGGTCCTCTGGAAGTGCCAATTCTCAGTGACTTACAAAGTACCTTAGTCATGGCCACCCAGGAACAAACTCAAGGGGTGATGGTGGATTTCACTCATCCCAGTGGTGTCTATGAGAATATCCGAGCGGCGATCGCCTATGGGGTGCGTCCGGTTGTAGGAACCACGGGCCTAAGTCCTGAACAAATCCAAGATTTGGCAGAATTTGCCGAAAAAGCCAGTACCGGCTGTCTGATTATCCCCAACTTCTCCATTGGGGTGGTGCTGATGCAGCAGGCGGCCATTCAAGCCTCGAAATACTTTGACCATGTGGAGATTATCGAACTCCATCATAATCAAAAAGCCGATGCCCCTTCAGGAACAGCTATTAAAACCGCCGAAATGTTGGGGGAATTGGGCAAACGCTATAACCCAGCGGCGGTTGAGGAAGAGGAGAAGTTACAAGGGGCCCGAGGGAGTGTGGGCCAAGAAAATATCCGTATTCATAGTGTCCGCCTTCCGGGACTGATTGCCCACCAAGAGATTCTCTTTGGGGCCCCCGGCCAGGTCTATACCCTACGCCATGATACGAGCGATCGCGCCTGTTATATGCCCGGAGTCCTTCTGTCGATTCGCCAAGTCACCCAACTCAACGCTCTGGTGTATGGCTTAGAGAAGATCATCTAA
- a CDS encoding DUF4126 domain-containing protein — MVEILAALSASAAAGLRIGLPLLMIGLVKTNLWSDVPLLSNFSPSLVVGVLAAWSCFELFASKQLLGQRVLQIMQLVFSPIAGAIVGMAVAQLAEIEDWQVGVIGIVGGLLALVLQLVQTGWFFRLRGLPIWAIWLQDALSVLLVLFAFDAPQQGGLIALLLLWLAIRSSSAWYRWHRQERYKRRLMQHAEYQEALEEEEENQQS, encoded by the coding sequence ATGGTCGAAATTCTCGCCGCCCTGTCTGCATCCGCTGCGGCTGGCCTGAGAATTGGTCTACCTCTGCTGATGATTGGCTTGGTGAAAACCAATCTTTGGTCGGATGTGCCACTTCTCTCCAACTTCTCTCCCTCCCTGGTAGTAGGAGTTCTCGCCGCTTGGTCTTGTTTTGAACTCTTTGCTTCAAAACAACTTCTCGGGCAACGAGTGTTACAAATCATGCAATTGGTCTTTTCGCCCATCGCCGGGGCGATTGTCGGCATGGCGGTGGCCCAACTCGCGGAGATTGAAGATTGGCAAGTTGGGGTAATCGGGATTGTTGGCGGACTGCTGGCATTGGTGTTGCAATTGGTGCAAACGGGTTGGTTTTTCCGGTTACGGGGACTCCCTATCTGGGCCATTTGGCTGCAAGATGCCCTCTCAGTGCTCCTCGTCCTCTTTGCCTTTGATGCCCCACAACAGGGGGGCTTGATTGCCCTCCTCCTATTATGGCTGGCCATTCGCAGTTCCTCGGCTTGGTATCGTTGGCATCGCCAGGAACGCTACAAACGTCGTTTGATGCAACACGCGGAATATCAGGAAGCCCTAGAGGAGGAGGAGGAAAACCAGCAATCCTAG
- a CDS encoding Npun_F0494 family protein has protein sequence MTLPPSTSIPYSETSLDRARRAIRCAPFTLKLYQDFRQQGIFLEKIVGETGVQQGYSLYPLGELAAENDLLWLINVGVLRREVDGQGITDSFRLTPLGRVVVDEWAANEATWLDEITLGDRLSNSLRRWLRWPF, from the coding sequence ATGACGCTTCCCCCCTCGACCTCGATTCCCTATTCCGAAACTAGCCTCGATCGCGCCCGTCGGGCCATCCGTTGCGCCCCCTTCACCCTGAAACTTTATCAAGACTTCCGTCAACAGGGGATTTTCTTGGAAAAGATTGTCGGTGAGACGGGGGTACAACAGGGATATAGCCTCTATCCCCTGGGAGAACTTGCGGCTGAGAATGATTTATTGTGGCTGATTAATGTAGGGGTTTTACGGCGAGAAGTGGATGGCCAGGGAATTACCGATAGTTTTCGCTTAACTCCCCTCGGGCGAGTGGTGGTGGATGAATGGGCCGCTAACGAAGCCACTTGGCTCGATGAAATTACTCTGGGCGATCGCCTCTCCAACAGTCTCCGCCGCTGGCTGAGATGGCCCTTTTGA
- a CDS encoding rhodanese-related sulfurtransferase, whose protein sequence is MSIVVATFYQFVPLQDLDSLRSQLLEFGGDRHLKGTLILAPEGINATVAGPRTAIDYLMAKLRQMPQFQSLERLEYKESQSQTSPFQRFKVRIKPEIVTFRQENINPQETVGTYIQATEWNQLISNPEVTLIDTRNEFEVEIGTFKGAQNPKTSTFTEFPDYIKENLDPQKTPKVAMFCTGGIRCEKATSYLLKQGFKEVYHLKGGILKYLEDVPEEDSLWEGDCFVFDERVAVRHGLERGDYELCLSCGHPLSPEERNSPHYDWGISCPHCYGSLSEEKRRRREEKVRQLQLQRQRQAVSDGNDT, encoded by the coding sequence ATGTCCATTGTTGTCGCCACGTTCTACCAATTTGTCCCCCTCCAGGATCTCGACTCCCTGCGATCGCAGCTTCTGGAGTTCGGGGGCGATCGCCATCTCAAAGGAACCCTGATTCTTGCCCCAGAAGGCATCAACGCCACCGTCGCCGGACCCCGAACGGCGATCGATTACCTCATGGCAAAACTGCGCCAAATGCCCCAATTTCAAAGCTTAGAACGCCTAGAGTATAAAGAGTCTCAAAGCCAAACTTCCCCCTTCCAACGCTTCAAAGTTCGCATCAAACCGGAAATTGTCACCTTCAGACAAGAGAATATCAACCCTCAAGAAACCGTAGGAACCTATATTCAAGCTACGGAGTGGAATCAACTCATCTCAAATCCCGAGGTCACCCTCATCGATACTCGCAATGAGTTTGAAGTCGAAATCGGCACATTTAAGGGCGCTCAAAACCCCAAAACCTCAACATTCACGGAGTTTCCAGATTATATCAAAGAAAATTTAGACCCCCAAAAAACTCCTAAAGTTGCCATGTTTTGCACCGGAGGAATTCGTTGTGAAAAAGCAACATCTTATCTCTTAAAACAAGGATTTAAAGAAGTTTATCACCTCAAAGGAGGGATTCTCAAATACCTCGAAGACGTCCCCGAAGAGGACAGTTTATGGGAGGGAGACTGTTTTGTCTTCGATGAGCGAGTGGCGGTACGACATGGTCTAGAACGAGGAGACTATGAACTCTGTCTCAGTTGTGGACATCCCCTCTCCCCAGAAGAGCGCAACTCTCCCCACTACGACTGGGGGATTTCCTGTCCCCATTGTTACGGAAGTCTGAGCGAGGAGAAACGCCGCCGCCGAGAAGAAAAAGTGCGCCAGCTACAGCTTCAACGCCAACGTCAAGCCGTCAGCGATGGGAACGACACTTAA
- a CDS encoding class I SAM-dependent methyltransferase, with translation MSPKTLGLSPQLHDYLLNISLREHPVLQQLRQETAHLPGARMQIAPEQGQFMALLVQLLGARKTLEIGTFTGYSALVVALALPPEGRLVTCDIDETTTAIARRYWQQAGVADNIELRLAPALDSLDQLLAAGEAESFDFAFIDADKRNYPHYYEKSLQLVRSGGLIAIDNVLWSGQVADETVSDKRTQAIREFNLALHQDDRISLSVVPIADGLTLALKL, from the coding sequence ATGTCCCCCAAAACCCTCGGCTTATCCCCCCAACTCCACGATTATCTCCTCAATATCTCCCTCCGAGAGCATCCAGTATTACAGCAGTTGCGCCAGGAAACCGCCCACTTACCCGGTGCCAGGATGCAGATTGCGCCGGAACAGGGGCAGTTTATGGCCCTACTGGTACAGCTTCTCGGGGCGCGAAAAACCCTAGAAATTGGCACATTTACTGGTTATAGTGCCTTGGTGGTGGCCCTGGCATTGCCCCCGGAGGGCCGGCTGGTAACTTGTGATATTGATGAAACGACGACGGCGATCGCCCGTCGCTATTGGCAACAAGCCGGAGTCGCTGACAACATTGAGTTACGCTTGGCCCCCGCCTTAGACAGTCTGGATCAACTTTTGGCCGCAGGAGAGGCCGAGAGTTTTGATTTTGCCTTTATTGATGCGGATAAGCGTAACTATCCCCACTATTACGAGAAATCTCTGCAACTGGTGCGATCGGGGGGCCTGATTGCGATCGATAATGTTTTATGGTCGGGGCAAGTTGCTGATGAAACGGTCAGCGATAAACGCACTCAGGCAATTCGTGAGTTTAACCTTGCCCTCCATCAAGACGATCGCATCTCGTTAAGTGTCGTTCCCATCGCTGACGGCTTGACGTTGGCGTTGAAGCTGTAG
- a CDS encoding DUF1995 family protein produces the protein MDTTENRIELPDDLEDAIAQAKAATKAALEDGYRVIQVEIVYPELKAQPIAETFIPVLTEMGYNLKVMFPDTGAAALARRDWGDTPFKITDVGSRRLPVTSQMEETDECYLLVEPSDVEIEQVEKLANEAGDRPVILLLPRLESVATVGIGYAARQLRERFLSKITSCYYVRPLPGGALLRIYPSPWIVWTLNEENQYEVLTEMSYKPVGEELERLLMGEELEDSSPEPSESDSNAPPSSNKPQSRGLFAEVQRFIRALTQ, from the coding sequence ATGGATACTACAGAAAATCGGATTGAACTCCCAGATGATTTAGAGGATGCGATCGCCCAGGCGAAGGCGGCGACGAAAGCAGCCCTGGAGGATGGCTATCGCGTAATCCAGGTTGAGATCGTCTATCCAGAACTAAAGGCCCAACCTATTGCTGAAACCTTTATCCCCGTACTGACGGAGATGGGTTATAACCTCAAAGTCATGTTCCCCGACACTGGGGCCGCAGCTTTGGCGCGGCGGGATTGGGGAGATACCCCCTTTAAAATTACCGATGTGGGCAGTCGTCGCCTCCCCGTCACCAGTCAGATGGAAGAGACGGATGAGTGCTATCTGTTGGTGGAACCGTCGGATGTGGAAATTGAACAAGTCGAGAAACTGGCCAACGAAGCCGGCGATCGCCCGGTTATTCTCCTCCTCCCTCGCCTCGAAAGTGTTGCCACCGTGGGCATTGGCTACGCCGCCCGCCAGTTACGGGAACGCTTCCTCAGCAAAATCACCTCATGCTATTATGTTCGTCCCCTTCCCGGTGGCGCTCTCTTACGGATTTATCCCTCGCCCTGGATTGTCTGGACGTTAAATGAGGAGAATCAATATGAGGTGTTAACGGAAATGTCCTACAAACCCGTTGGCGAGGAACTTGAACGCCTACTAATGGGTGAAGAACTCGAAGACAGTTCCCCCGAACCCAGCGAGAGTGACTCCAACGCTCCCCCAAGTTCCAACAAACCCCAATCCCGAGGCCTATTCGCCGAAGTCCAACGCTTCATCCGCGCCCTCACCCAGTAA
- the rfbB gene encoding dTDP-glucose 4,6-dehydratase yields MHPILITGGAGFIGSNFVRHWCQNYPEAPVVVLDALTYAGNRANIADLEQQGKLTFVQGNICDRPLLDRLLSEHEIDIVAHFAAESHVDRSILGPEAFIQTNVVGTFTLLEAFRQHYSQHQRGRFLHVSTDEVYGSLGPDDPPFSETTAYAPNSPYSASKAGSDHLVRSYFHTYGLPTLITNCSNNYGPYHFPEKLIPLMCINILLGKPLPIYGDGQNVRDWLYVEDHCSALDTVIFNGRPGQTYNVGGNNEVKNLDLVHLLCTLMDEMAPQLPVRPSQELITFVRDRPGHDRRYAINASKIKTELEWQPSVTVEEGLRRTVSWYLSHEDWWKPLLSEDYRNYYDQVYGPESAPTST; encoded by the coding sequence ATGCACCCTATTCTCATTACCGGAGGAGCCGGATTTATCGGCTCAAACTTTGTTCGCCACTGGTGTCAAAACTATCCAGAAGCCCCTGTCGTGGTTCTCGATGCCCTCACCTATGCCGGAAATCGCGCCAATATCGCCGACCTCGAACAACAAGGTAAACTAACCTTTGTTCAGGGCAATATCTGCGATCGCCCCCTCCTGGATCGTCTGTTGAGTGAACATGAAATTGATATCGTGGCCCATTTCGCCGCCGAATCCCATGTTGATCGCTCAATCCTCGGCCCCGAAGCCTTTATCCAAACCAACGTCGTCGGCACATTTACCCTCCTCGAAGCCTTCCGTCAGCATTACAGCCAACATCAACGGGGACGATTTCTCCATGTCTCCACCGATGAAGTCTACGGAAGTCTCGGCCCAGACGATCCTCCTTTCTCCGAAACCACCGCCTACGCACCCAATAGTCCCTATTCCGCCTCCAAAGCCGGAAGTGATCATCTCGTACGTTCCTACTTCCATACCTATGGCCTACCAACCCTAATCACCAACTGTTCCAATAACTACGGCCCCTATCACTTCCCCGAAAAACTGATTCCCCTGATGTGTATCAACATCCTCCTCGGGAAACCCCTCCCCATCTATGGAGATGGGCAAAATGTGCGGGATTGGCTCTATGTAGAAGACCACTGTAGCGCCCTGGATACAGTGATTTTTAACGGACGTCCTGGACAAACCTATAACGTTGGCGGCAACAATGAAGTCAAAAACTTAGATCTCGTCCATCTCCTCTGTACATTAATGGATGAAATGGCCCCTCAACTGCCAGTTCGTCCAAGTCAAGAGTTGATAACATTTGTCCGCGATCGCCCCGGACATGACCGGCGCTATGCTATCAACGCCAGTAAAATCAAGACAGAACTAGAATGGCAACCGTCGGTCACAGTCGAAGAAGGGTTACGACGGACTGTGAGCTGGTATCTCAGTCATGAAGACTGGTGGAAACCCTTGCTCTCAGAAGATTACCGCAACTACTACGACCAGGTATATGGCCCTGAGTCAGCCCCGACTTCCACCTAA